The Candidatus Koribacter versatilis Ellin345 genome has a segment encoding these proteins:
- a CDS encoding glutaredoxin domain-containing protein, which translates to MLQPRITLFTRPDCPPCGWLKDWLRERNLEFEEYDVSVDKIAVFTLVRKYRSQSTPTLVIGEGEEDVLIGFEPEKIEAAIDRHRPDR; encoded by the coding sequence ATGTTGCAACCGAGGATCACGTTGTTCACGCGCCCTGACTGTCCGCCCTGTGGATGGCTGAAAGATTGGCTGCGCGAGCGCAATTTGGAATTCGAAGAGTACGACGTGAGCGTTGACAAGATTGCGGTGTTCACGCTGGTGCGTAAGTATCGGAGCCAGTCGACGCCTACGCTAGTGATCGGCGAAGGCGAAGAGGATGTGTTGATCGGTTTCGAGCCAGAAAAGATCGAAGCCGCTATCGACCGACATCGGCCGGACCGGTAG
- a CDS encoding short-chain fatty acid transporter — translation MSPDPNNPGSRAAEGTMARIGLALASWSERWFPDPLVFALLGILVVFVAGIALHESPAKLAVQGGKAFWILVPFTMQMVMIIIGGHVVATTPIVTRLIRFLAGLPTNGRNAVAMVALFSMLTSLISWGLSLIFSGLLVREMSRRVKGMDYRAAGAAAYLGLGAVWALGLSSSAAMMMATKSAIPPGLLAISGLIPLRQTLFLWQNLVMAVVLIVVSVIVAYTSAPSEANARGPYDGFEGKGTAVLRPIITERTRPGEWLEYSPVLSVLVAALLLWYVVDVFRTSPQGALTALDLNTYNLIFLTVGLLLHWRPRNFVRAVSESVPATGGVLIQFPFYAVIFGMIVGTGISTWLADLFVRATTHGTYPLLVALYSAILGVFVPSGGSKWVIEAPYIMQAANQHQVHLGWVVQIYNAAEALPNLVNPFWMLPLLGILRLKARDLVGYGMLQMAVHVPIVFFLCWWFARHMAYVPPVH, via the coding sequence TTGAGCCCAGATCCCAACAACCCTGGTAGCCGCGCCGCGGAAGGCACAATGGCACGAATCGGCCTCGCACTTGCATCGTGGAGCGAGCGTTGGTTTCCTGACCCGTTGGTCTTCGCGCTACTCGGCATCCTGGTTGTATTCGTCGCGGGCATTGCGCTGCATGAATCTCCAGCAAAGCTGGCCGTCCAGGGCGGCAAGGCTTTCTGGATCCTGGTTCCATTCACCATGCAGATGGTGATGATCATCATTGGCGGACACGTCGTGGCGACCACACCAATCGTTACTCGCCTAATTCGCTTCCTTGCAGGCCTGCCGACGAACGGCCGAAACGCTGTCGCGATGGTCGCGTTGTTCTCGATGCTGACTTCGCTTATTTCCTGGGGCCTGAGCTTGATCTTCAGCGGGTTGCTGGTGCGCGAGATGTCGCGGCGGGTGAAGGGCATGGATTACCGCGCCGCTGGCGCCGCGGCGTATCTCGGACTGGGAGCGGTGTGGGCGCTGGGATTGTCATCGTCGGCAGCGATGATGATGGCTACGAAGTCGGCGATCCCGCCGGGTTTGCTCGCGATCAGCGGCCTGATACCGTTGCGACAAACGCTGTTCTTGTGGCAGAACCTCGTGATGGCCGTGGTGCTGATCGTGGTCTCGGTGATCGTTGCTTATACTTCGGCGCCATCTGAAGCGAATGCACGCGGGCCGTACGATGGTTTCGAAGGTAAAGGGACGGCGGTCCTCAGACCGATAATAACTGAGCGCACGCGTCCGGGTGAATGGCTGGAGTACAGTCCGGTGTTGTCCGTCCTGGTTGCAGCGTTGTTGCTGTGGTATGTCGTGGATGTCTTCCGCACTTCGCCGCAAGGCGCGCTGACGGCGCTCGATCTGAACACCTACAACCTGATTTTCCTGACTGTCGGATTGCTTTTACATTGGCGGCCGCGCAATTTTGTACGCGCCGTGTCAGAGAGTGTCCCAGCGACCGGCGGCGTGCTGATCCAGTTTCCTTTCTACGCCGTGATTTTCGGGATGATCGTCGGCACCGGTATTTCGACCTGGCTGGCGGACCTTTTCGTGCGGGCGACGACCCACGGCACCTATCCGCTGCTGGTGGCGCTGTATTCGGCGATCCTCGGCGTGTTCGTGCCTTCCGGCGGCAGCAAGTGGGTGATCGAAGCGCCGTACATCATGCAGGCAGCGAACCAGCACCAGGTGCATCTGGGATGGGTGGTGCAGATCTACAACGCCGCTGAGGCGCTGCCGAATCTTGTGAATCCGTTCTGGATGCTGCCGCTGCTCGGAATCCTGCGACTGAAGGCTCGCGATCTCGTGGGCTACGGCATGCTTCAGATGGCGGTTCACGTCCCGATCGTGTTCTTCCTGTGCTGGTGGTTCGCACGCCACATGGCGTACGTTCCCCCGGTGCACTGA
- a CDS encoding AI-2E family transporter yields MRQQLRITGRALKRWFLAQCLDSLIVAAMWWLGLALLGVPWAPLWAFFAAIFQFIPHIGGVLTLIGPLGATLLEGNGWEGTAYVLGLYAVVMVLDGFIVQPMILKRTARVPVWASIVVPLVMGYFFQFWGILLSAPMLAVFFALKAHRQESRRQLQSSVQILPPAVKVHRRAREVPPAVIES; encoded by the coding sequence GTGCGGCAACAGCTCCGTATTACCGGTCGCGCGCTGAAGCGCTGGTTTCTTGCGCAGTGCCTCGACTCCCTCATCGTGGCGGCAATGTGGTGGCTTGGTTTGGCGCTGCTGGGCGTTCCTTGGGCACCGCTATGGGCCTTCTTCGCCGCGATCTTCCAGTTCATCCCGCACATCGGCGGCGTCCTCACGCTGATCGGCCCGCTCGGCGCGACGCTACTGGAAGGCAACGGTTGGGAGGGAACCGCCTACGTCCTCGGCCTTTACGCCGTCGTCATGGTGCTCGACGGGTTCATTGTGCAACCGATGATCTTGAAGCGGACTGCCAGGGTGCCGGTGTGGGCGTCGATCGTGGTACCGCTCGTGATGGGATACTTCTTCCAGTTCTGGGGGATTTTGTTGTCGGCCCCGATGCTTGCGGTGTTTTTCGCATTGAAGGCACATCGGCAGGAATCGCGTCGGCAGTTGCAATCGTCGGTGCAGATTCTGCCACCCGCAGTGAAAGTGCACCGTCGCGCACGCGAGGTTCCGCCCGCGGTGATCGAAAGCTAA
- a CDS encoding transketolase, with the protein MSIIDSATKTVVRDYTVEELKDQAALMRGYNLVALCAAGSGHAGGTLSIMDITAALYLSVANHDPKNPNWAERDRILWSGGHKAPALYVGLAFAGFCNKEELVTLRKLYSPFQGHPHWLKLPGVEASTGSLGQGLSVAVGSALASRLDGRRNKVFCIMGDGEQQEGNIWEAVMEAAHYKLDNVIGIIDENRLQIDGPVCEVMNVAPLADRYRSFGWLVIECDGHDMEQVVNALNQAVRNEGSGKPTAIIGKTVKGKGVSFMENIAGWHGKVPNFDELVKSLKELGVEEKIPYLALLDKAKGYQTEVERKLDAKMPKFSKDYWWNTSTTMQAAMKPTRMGFGESLSENGKDERVVCLGLDISGSITISEFYAKHPERKNRWFSMGIAEQSATAAAAGLAREGKLPVLGTYATFAAARNLDQIRVSICYGNFNVMIAGAHGGVSVGPDGATHQALEDLFAMCGLPNMTVVVPADSVETRKATDFLLLKHVGPKYIRFAREATPIISTTDTPFEFGKANVIRLRNESKNFIEAFATELADDYRNENEDLSIVACGPMVPEAMRAAWILKQEFGYETRVINMHTLKPLDRRTILKAALDTRVVITAEEHQIGALAWQVSHAIISSPALFDVPVITGAIGVKDRFGDSGAPWELIKEFEVSAEHIAQQAAALVALKKQRIEATEKELEPTLSLR; encoded by the coding sequence ATGTCCATCATTGACTCCGCCACCAAGACCGTTGTCCGCGATTACACCGTTGAGGAACTGAAAGACCAGGCCGCATTAATGCGCGGCTACAACCTCGTCGCGCTTTGCGCCGCCGGTTCCGGCCACGCCGGGGGCACGCTGTCCATCATGGACATTACTGCCGCCCTTTATCTCAGCGTTGCCAATCATGATCCCAAGAATCCGAACTGGGCCGAGCGTGATCGCATCCTCTGGTCGGGTGGACACAAGGCGCCTGCGCTTTACGTGGGGCTGGCGTTCGCGGGCTTCTGTAACAAGGAAGAGCTGGTCACGTTGCGCAAGCTGTATTCGCCATTCCAGGGGCATCCGCACTGGCTCAAGCTGCCGGGAGTGGAAGCCTCGACGGGATCGCTTGGACAGGGACTGAGCGTGGCGGTGGGTTCGGCGCTGGCGTCGCGGCTGGACGGCCGCCGCAACAAAGTGTTCTGCATTATGGGCGATGGCGAGCAGCAGGAAGGGAACATCTGGGAGGCTGTGATGGAGGCCGCCCACTACAAGCTCGACAACGTGATTGGCATCATTGACGAGAACCGGCTGCAGATCGATGGCCCGGTTTGCGAAGTCATGAACGTTGCGCCGCTCGCCGATCGCTATCGCAGCTTCGGCTGGCTGGTGATCGAGTGCGATGGCCACGACATGGAGCAGGTGGTGAATGCGCTGAACCAGGCGGTGCGCAACGAAGGCAGCGGCAAACCGACTGCGATCATCGGGAAGACCGTCAAGGGCAAGGGCGTCAGCTTCATGGAGAACATCGCCGGATGGCATGGCAAGGTCCCGAACTTCGATGAGCTCGTGAAGTCGCTCAAGGAACTCGGCGTAGAAGAGAAGATTCCGTATCTCGCGCTGCTCGATAAGGCAAAGGGCTACCAGACCGAAGTCGAACGGAAACTCGACGCCAAGATGCCGAAGTTCTCGAAGGATTACTGGTGGAACACCTCGACCACCATGCAAGCTGCCATGAAGCCAACCCGGATGGGCTTCGGCGAGAGTCTCAGCGAGAACGGCAAAGACGAGCGCGTGGTCTGCCTCGGGCTCGACATCTCGGGTTCCATCACGATCAGCGAGTTCTACGCCAAGCATCCCGAGCGCAAGAACCGATGGTTCAGCATGGGCATTGCCGAACAGTCGGCAACCGCGGCGGCAGCGGGCCTGGCGCGTGAAGGCAAGCTGCCGGTACTCGGCACCTACGCCACATTTGCAGCCGCACGCAACCTGGACCAGATTCGCGTTTCGATTTGTTACGGCAACTTCAACGTGATGATCGCCGGTGCGCACGGCGGCGTTTCCGTCGGCCCAGATGGTGCGACACACCAGGCGCTCGAAGATCTCTTCGCGATGTGCGGTCTGCCAAACATGACGGTTGTGGTACCGGCCGACTCGGTCGAGACGCGAAAAGCTACAGACTTCCTGTTGCTGAAGCATGTCGGCCCGAAGTACATCCGCTTCGCGCGCGAGGCGACGCCGATCATCAGCACCACCGACACACCGTTTGAATTCGGCAAAGCGAACGTCATCCGGCTGCGCAATGAATCGAAGAACTTCATTGAGGCCTTCGCTACGGAACTCGCGGACGACTATCGCAACGAGAACGAAGACCTCTCGATCGTCGCTTGCGGACCGATGGTGCCTGAAGCGATGCGCGCCGCTTGGATCCTGAAGCAGGAGTTCGGCTACGAGACGCGCGTGATCAACATGCACACGCTGAAGCCGCTTGATCGCCGCACCATCCTGAAGGCCGCGCTCGATACCCGCGTGGTCATCACTGCCGAGGAGCACCAGATCGGCGCGCTGGCCTGGCAGGTTTCGCATGCCATCATTTCCAGCCCGGCGCTGTTTGATGTGCCGGTGATTACCGGCGCCATCGGCGTGAAGGACCGCTTCGGCGACTCCGGCGCCCCATGGGAGCTGATCAAGGAATTCGAGGTCTCCGCCGAGCACATTGCACAACAGGCAGCGGCCCTGGTGGCGCTGAAGAAGCAGCGCATCGAAGCCACGGAGAAGGAACTCGAGCCGACTCTCAGCCTTCGCTAG
- a CDS encoding RidA family protein → MKIACISAVLLATLSVWAQQPTVTHLKSKVAQERHLPFSSGVMVGNTLYIAGTTGVEPDTKGPVTAEQEARMTMDKVKQVVEQAGMTMDDIVQFQVFATDLGNYDTFNSVYKTYFKGDFPARAFLGTDKLLFGARYEVMGIAVKSK, encoded by the coding sequence GTGAAGATTGCATGCATCTCTGCTGTCTTGTTGGCGACCTTGTCGGTGTGGGCGCAACAACCCACCGTCACCCACCTGAAGTCAAAGGTCGCGCAGGAGCGCCACTTGCCCTTCAGCAGCGGCGTAATGGTCGGCAACACTCTCTACATCGCGGGAACCACCGGCGTGGAGCCCGACACCAAAGGCCCCGTCACCGCCGAACAGGAAGCTCGCATGACCATGGACAAGGTGAAGCAGGTCGTCGAACAGGCCGGCATGACCATGGACGACATCGTGCAATTCCAGGTCTTCGCCACCGACCTCGGCAACTACGACACGTTCAACAGCGTCTACAAAACGTATTTCAAAGGCGACTTCCCCGCCCGCGCGTTTCTCGGGACAGACAAGCTTTTGTTTGGCGCGCGGTATGAAGTGATGGGGATCGCGGTGAAGTCAAAGTAG
- a CDS encoding NAD(P)-dependent oxidoreductase, with protein MSGKKFRVFATCDIGKPALERLRAAGYDVEVYPQADPPPKSLIIEKVASGIDGLITTLRDKIDAEVFEAGKGNLKVVAQIAVGFDNINRADANKYKVPFTHTADVLTEATAEFAFFIMAAAARKLWTAERNVRDLKWGTWHPFLPFLGDEVTGKSIAIIGTGRIGLAMIKKCSGFDMNILCYDAAYQNREYINSIQKVMDLRHETGIQKQRTTIRYCELQEALSFADFVSIHVPLIREGEEGTPTYHLINDKTLGWMRSTAILVNTSRGPVVDEVAVAHALKEKRLGGAALDVFEKEPLPADSPLRDPEIEDVCRLYPHFASAGKITRLDPDPNKGMAGRVVQGLMDVLEGNYGADITKMPYVVNKEAFKS; from the coding sequence ATGTCTGGGAAAAAGTTCCGAGTATTTGCCACCTGCGACATCGGAAAGCCCGCGCTGGAGCGCCTGCGCGCCGCCGGGTACGACGTCGAAGTCTATCCGCAGGCTGACCCGCCACCGAAGTCGCTGATCATCGAAAAAGTTGCGAGCGGGATCGATGGGCTCATCACCACGCTGCGCGACAAGATTGACGCCGAAGTCTTCGAGGCCGGCAAAGGTAACCTGAAGGTCGTCGCGCAAATCGCAGTCGGCTTCGACAACATCAACCGCGCCGACGCCAACAAATACAAAGTCCCGTTCACGCATACCGCAGACGTGCTCACCGAAGCCACCGCGGAGTTCGCATTCTTCATCATGGCCGCTGCCGCGCGCAAGCTCTGGACTGCCGAGCGCAACGTTCGCGATTTGAAGTGGGGAACCTGGCATCCATTCTTGCCGTTCCTAGGCGACGAAGTTACCGGCAAGAGCATCGCGATCATTGGCACCGGACGCATTGGCCTCGCGATGATCAAGAAGTGCTCCGGCTTCGACATGAACATCCTCTGCTACGACGCGGCTTATCAGAACCGTGAGTACATCAACTCCATCCAGAAGGTGATGGACCTGCGCCACGAGACCGGCATCCAGAAGCAGCGCACGACGATTCGTTACTGTGAATTGCAGGAAGCGCTGTCGTTCGCCGATTTTGTCAGCATTCACGTACCGCTCATTCGCGAAGGGGAAGAGGGAACGCCGACCTATCACCTCATCAACGACAAGACGCTGGGCTGGATGCGCTCAACCGCCATCCTGGTCAACACCTCGCGCGGCCCGGTGGTGGATGAAGTCGCCGTAGCGCACGCCCTGAAAGAGAAGCGCCTGGGCGGAGCCGCGCTCGACGTGTTTGAGAAAGAACCGCTGCCTGCCGACTCACCGCTGCGCGATCCGGAGATCGAAGATGTCTGCCGGCTGTATCCGCACTTTGCCAGCGCCGGCAAGATCACGCGCCTCGACCCCGACCCGAACAAAGGCATGGCCGGCCGCGTGGTGCAGGGTTTGATGGATGTGCTGGAAGGGAACTACGGTGCGGATATTACGAAGATGCCGTACGTGGTGAACAAGGAAGCGTTTAAGAGCTGA
- a CDS encoding aldo/keto reductase, whose protein sequence is MQSRKLGKSDLLVAPLALGGNVFGWTADEAMSFRLLDEFVDSGLNLIDTADSYSIWVAGHAGGESETILGKWFKRSRKRNKVVLATKVASPMGEGKKGLSRRYILEEVEESLRRLQTERIDLYQSHRDDPDTPVEETLGAYADLVKQGKVRHIGCSNFTAARIEESLAASGRHGFPEYVSLQPNYNLHDREDYEKNLEPTVVKHGLGVIPYFSLAAGFLTGKYKSKEETAGAARGGMVSKYFTERGTRILASLERVAKEHHATQAQVALAWLMARPSITAPIASATTQEQLREIIASTQLKLGEASIEELNRASAY, encoded by the coding sequence TTGCAATCGAGGAAGCTTGGGAAATCCGATCTGTTGGTCGCACCGCTGGCGTTAGGTGGCAACGTATTCGGATGGACGGCCGACGAGGCCATGTCCTTCCGCCTGTTGGATGAGTTTGTTGATTCCGGATTGAACCTGATTGACACCGCCGATTCCTATTCGATATGGGTTGCGGGCCATGCCGGTGGCGAGTCCGAGACGATCCTGGGTAAATGGTTCAAGCGCAGCCGCAAACGCAATAAGGTCGTGCTCGCCACGAAGGTCGCGTCGCCGATGGGAGAAGGGAAGAAGGGACTGTCGCGCAGGTACATCCTCGAAGAAGTAGAGGAATCGTTGCGCCGCCTGCAGACCGAGCGTATTGACCTCTATCAATCTCATCGCGACGATCCCGATACGCCGGTGGAAGAAACTCTTGGCGCATACGCCGATCTCGTTAAGCAGGGGAAGGTACGCCACATCGGTTGTTCGAACTTTACGGCGGCGCGGATCGAGGAATCGCTGGCGGCCAGCGGCCGGCACGGGTTTCCCGAATACGTCAGCCTGCAACCGAATTACAACCTGCACGATCGTGAAGATTACGAGAAGAACCTCGAGCCAACTGTGGTAAAGCACGGACTCGGCGTGATTCCGTATTTCTCGCTGGCCGCGGGATTTCTCACCGGTAAATACAAATCGAAAGAAGAGACAGCAGGCGCAGCGCGCGGAGGAATGGTGAGCAAGTACTTCACTGAGCGCGGCACCCGCATTCTGGCGTCGCTGGAGAGAGTCGCGAAAGAGCATCACGCGACGCAGGCGCAGGTTGCACTGGCATGGCTCATGGCTCGCCCCAGCATTACAGCGCCGATCGCAAGCGCGACAACCCAAGAGCAATTGCGCGAGATCATTGCTTCCACGCAACTAAAATTAGGTGAAGCATCGATTGAAGAGTTGAACCGAGCCAGCGCTTACTGA
- a CDS encoding response regulator: MNKPKVSKPKVLLVEDSKFFLKATTVVFEREGFEVLTAATGEEALSVAQSKKPDIILLDLMLPRLDGMMVLRMLRGIPALKDTPVIVLSGNNSEQDRSQAKKLGAVDYFQKESTPAAELVKLVRNAIIIKK, from the coding sequence ATGAACAAACCCAAGGTGAGCAAACCTAAGGTACTTCTCGTCGAAGACTCGAAGTTCTTTCTCAAAGCAACAACGGTTGTCTTCGAGAGAGAAGGATTTGAAGTGCTCACCGCCGCCACCGGCGAGGAGGCATTAAGTGTCGCGCAATCCAAAAAGCCCGACATCATACTGCTCGACCTGATGCTGCCGCGCCTCGACGGGATGATGGTTCTCCGGATGTTGCGCGGGATACCCGCGTTGAAGGACACGCCCGTGATCGTGCTGTCGGGCAACAACTCCGAGCAGGACCGCTCGCAGGCGAAAAAATTGGGAGCGGTAGATTACTTTCAGAAAGAATCAACGCCTGCCGCTGAGCTCGTTAAGCTCGTGCGTAACGCCATAATAATCAAGAAATAA
- a CDS encoding M1 family aminopeptidase has protein sequence MSIPFVRRCVLFFCLVSSTLFAQFAPNAHPIYQALRTGGFGQEAYSVQNLLLKRGGATLKLDGKIWLLGPVNNKHIGLAFTGTGILSVTPPTPSEQRQLRLFSRDVEFVEHFDEMMLFFTDNTYDEVKAAGQPDSSPAPAGVLSDARKRLRDSLRYNLYGRLQQDVMAQQPGGLFFAMIKGKHYSGKMLFVVDPHGVPSIDPLEAPPLDVAPEEVAVTVYDEMHGGVWTAYYLPQEYMDHTAKGTQKNDTFFIEHQDIDATMEKSGKLDGVVKTTIISNNDELNVVRFELFTTLRVSKVVDSSGNAMHFMQEDKEHDAQFYVVLPHALKMNEKFDIVTTYSGKDAIRNEGGDNYYPLARDNWYPNKPFGEYETYDMKFHIPKGMTMVATGIPVSSGEENGWAVSVWKSAVPQAVAGFNFGRFKKDQAQLKTRNNFQIESYTNINPPDIVQAIQHAAEPGMSLDGSHGSAATLGTMDTRSFGPKALAEAEMATDLYWQYFGPIPYQRLAMTQQTASNYGQAWPGLVYLPITYFFDTTVRHQLGMSEAKGYFRIVASHEVAHQWWGHAVGFKSYRDQWMSEGFAECSASIYTQMVNKKPDEFRKFWSDEHELLVQKNKEGVRPIDVGPVTLGYRLLNGRTGYDVPRRLIYPKGAYILHMVRMMMWNSKSGDELFQKMMTDFVQTHYNNVASTEDFKTAVEKYMTQGMDVDGNHTMDWFFNEYVYGTALPAYSFESSFVDGPNGTTLLKFKLTQSKVDDAFDMIVPVYIELPNGHVPRLGSIGVRGNNSVEQTVNLGPLKERPKRALINWNYDVLSE, from the coding sequence ATGTCGATCCCCTTTGTGCGCCGTTGCGTCCTCTTTTTCTGCCTTGTAAGCTCCACCCTCTTCGCGCAATTTGCCCCGAATGCCCACCCGATTTACCAGGCCTTGCGCACCGGCGGGTTCGGGCAGGAAGCCTATTCCGTCCAGAACCTGCTGCTGAAGCGCGGTGGTGCGACGCTGAAGCTCGATGGCAAAATATGGCTGCTTGGCCCTGTGAATAACAAACATATCGGCTTGGCCTTCACCGGCACCGGCATACTCTCGGTAACGCCGCCGACGCCCTCCGAGCAACGCCAACTTCGCCTTTTCTCACGCGATGTCGAGTTCGTAGAGCATTTCGACGAGATGATGCTCTTCTTCACCGACAATACCTACGACGAAGTCAAAGCCGCCGGACAGCCCGACAGTTCTCCCGCGCCGGCTGGAGTTCTAAGCGACGCCCGCAAACGGCTCCGCGACTCGCTGCGTTACAACCTTTACGGGCGTCTCCAGCAAGACGTGATGGCACAGCAGCCCGGCGGGCTGTTCTTCGCGATGATCAAGGGCAAGCACTACAGCGGCAAGATGCTGTTTGTAGTCGATCCGCATGGCGTGCCGTCGATCGATCCGCTGGAAGCGCCGCCACTGGACGTAGCTCCCGAAGAAGTGGCCGTCACCGTCTACGACGAAATGCACGGCGGCGTCTGGACCGCCTACTACCTTCCGCAGGAGTACATGGACCACACTGCGAAGGGCACGCAGAAGAACGACACGTTTTTCATTGAGCACCAGGACATCGACGCCACGATGGAGAAGAGTGGCAAGCTCGATGGCGTGGTGAAGACCACGATCATTTCCAACAACGATGAACTGAACGTCGTGCGCTTTGAACTTTTCACTACCTTGCGAGTTTCGAAGGTCGTTGACTCAAGTGGCAACGCCATGCACTTCATGCAGGAGGACAAGGAACACGACGCGCAGTTCTATGTCGTCTTGCCGCACGCGTTGAAGATGAACGAGAAGTTCGACATCGTTACCACCTACAGCGGCAAGGACGCGATCCGCAACGAAGGCGGCGACAACTACTATCCCCTCGCCCGCGATAACTGGTATCCCAACAAGCCGTTTGGCGAATACGAAACCTACGACATGAAATTCCACATCCCCAAGGGGATGACCATGGTTGCCACCGGCATACCAGTGAGCAGCGGCGAAGAAAACGGCTGGGCTGTCTCGGTGTGGAAGAGCGCGGTGCCGCAGGCGGTGGCGGGGTTCAACTTCGGCCGATTCAAGAAGGACCAGGCTCAGCTCAAGACGCGCAACAATTTCCAGATTGAGTCTTACACCAACATCAACCCGCCCGACATTGTGCAGGCGATCCAACATGCTGCCGAGCCCGGCATGTCACTGGATGGTTCCCACGGTTCCGCGGCTACACTCGGCACAATGGACACCCGCTCGTTCGGGCCCAAGGCGCTTGCCGAGGCTGAGATGGCCACGGATCTGTATTGGCAGTACTTCGGACCCATTCCGTATCAGCGGCTTGCGATGACCCAGCAGACGGCCAGCAACTACGGACAGGCGTGGCCCGGGCTGGTCTACCTGCCCATCACCTACTTCTTCGACACCACGGTCCGACATCAGCTCGGTATGAGCGAGGCCAAGGGATACTTCCGCATCGTCGCCTCGCATGAGGTGGCGCACCAGTGGTGGGGACACGCCGTCGGCTTTAAGTCGTATCGCGATCAGTGGATGAGCGAGGGCTTCGCGGAGTGCTCGGCTTCGATCTACACTCAGATGGTCAATAAAAAGCCCGATGAGTTCCGCAAATTCTGGTCGGATGAACACGAGCTACTCGTGCAGAAGAACAAGGAAGGCGTGCGGCCGATCGACGTCGGCCCGGTCACGCTCGGATATCGTCTGCTGAATGGCCGCACCGGCTACGACGTGCCGCGGCGCCTGATCTATCCGAAGGGCGCCTACATCCTGCACATGGTCCGCATGATGATGTGGAACTCGAAAAGTGGCGACGAACTGTTCCAGAAGATGATGACCGACTTCGTGCAGACCCATTACAACAACGTGGCTTCCACTGAAGACTTCAAGACGGCGGTTGAGAAGTACATGACGCAGGGTATGGACGTGGACGGCAACCACACCATGGATTGGTTCTTCAACGAATACGTCTACGGAACGGCGCTGCCGGCCTATAGCTTCGAGTCTTCCTTTGTGGATGGACCGAATGGCACGACGCTGCTGAAGTTCAAACTGACGCAGTCAAAGGTGGACGATGCGTTCGACATGATTGTTCCGGTTTACATCGAGTTGCCGAATGGCCATGTGCCGAGGCTGGGCTCCATCGGCGTTCGTGGAAACAACAGCGTTGAACAAACGGTGAATCTCGGGCCGCTGAAAGAACGGCCCAAACGCGCGCTCATTAATTGGAACTACGACGTATTGTCGGAATAG
- the purQ gene encoding phosphoribosylformylglycinamidine synthase subunit PurQ produces MKFGVLIFPGSNCDHDAHWVLGQVAKQPVTFLWHESHDLENCDAIVVPGGFAYGDYLRTGAIAKFSPVMEAVRKFADKGGLVIGICNGFQILTESGLLPGALLRNEGLKYICKPVNIRVETTDAPFTQGLKKGEVLQVPIGHMEGNYVCDDATLAELKKQDRIVFRYATPDGQITREANPNGSIENIAGICNEGRNVLGMMPHPERASENELGMTDGFRIFESMVGAMAKR; encoded by the coding sequence ATGAAATTCGGCGTTCTCATCTTTCCGGGTTCGAACTGCGACCACGATGCTCACTGGGTTTTGGGACAGGTTGCCAAGCAGCCCGTCACCTTCCTGTGGCACGAATCTCATGACCTGGAAAACTGTGATGCCATCGTCGTCCCTGGCGGTTTTGCCTACGGCGACTACCTGCGCACCGGCGCCATCGCCAAGTTTTCGCCCGTGATGGAAGCCGTCCGAAAGTTCGCTGATAAGGGCGGCCTGGTGATCGGAATCTGCAATGGGTTCCAGATCCTGACCGAATCCGGCCTTCTCCCCGGCGCCCTCTTGCGTAACGAAGGCTTGAAATACATCTGCAAGCCTGTAAATATCCGCGTGGAGACCACCGACGCGCCGTTTACCCAGGGCCTGAAGAAGGGTGAAGTCCTGCAGGTTCCCATCGGCCACATGGAAGGCAACTACGTCTGTGACGATGCGACCCTCGCGGAACTGAAGAAGCAGGACCGCATCGTCTTCCGCTACGCCACACCCGACGGCCAGATTACCCGCGAAGCCAATCCCAACGGATCGATCGAGAACATTGCCGGCATCTGCAACGAAGGTCGCAACGTCCTCGGCATGATGCCGCATCCAGAGCGCGCCAGCGAGAACGAACTCGGCATGACGGATGGCTTCCGCATCTTCGAGAGCATGGTCGGCGCGATGGCGAAGCGCTAG